A window of Hordeum vulgare subsp. vulgare chromosome 5H, MorexV3_pseudomolecules_assembly, whole genome shotgun sequence genomic DNA:
TCACGCCCACAAATTTCACGCGGCGCCGACGCCACAGCTCGCCGTCGATAGTGAAGAGGCCACCAGCCATGATGTCGAAGATGGCAGCGAATTCCGCACCCTTGGGGAAGTTGTGGTAGTTGGTCGTGAAGATGTGCTGGATGTTGGCAGGGTCGCAGGTGATGAAGAACCGCATCCCGCCCCAGGCGGGCCATCCCCATTGAAGTTGAGGCCTGATTTGGCGAGGACCACACAGCTGTACTCATGGaagttgtacatgttggccatgagaGAGGAGCATGCCTACTATTGGCCATTTTGTGGGGGCACTGCTGCTGATTGGTTATTTGATCTTCTACAACTAGACCTCAGCAGGTACAAGTAAGGGCCCAGGGGAACAAGTAGCACAAGTAGTGCAGAGATGAATGACATTATTATCATAAGTGTGGTGGGGAGGAGTACTTACTTGATTGCTGTAAGGTGCAATGGACATGCCGATGGTTTCATTTATATATAGACAAGTTCCCTTCGTCTGAGTCCATTGGTACAACATGCGTTCTGGTGCACGATATAGCATGCATTCTGTGCATGAATATCATGCGTTCTGTATCGTCATGAAATAGCATAAAACTTGTAAGTATAGATCCCAATTAATCGATGTgacatgaacaaggtatttaaaaTCATCACGCGTATGCTACCTTCATTATTTTTGGGCTGCTGCTGCACTGGAGTAGTGGACAAACAACGTATGAATGTTGTTGCTGGAACAGGCGACAGACCACGGCATGCTCATCGTGTTCAGGAGACTCGTGCACTGAAGGGCATCCAGATCAACTCTGAAGCTCAGGGCCTAGAAAAATCATGGACATCCCGGCCTGTGGATGAGGGCCGAACTGACATATATGTATGAAACCTGATACCATTATTTGTATTTCACCAGATAGATAATAGTAGAATGAATGAATAAAACCGATGGCTACActataaaaaataaacaaaaaacaaAGATAGCATCACTTCCTTCGCAAAAActcaaaacgaaaaaggcaaaaacagATGTTGGTCCGACCGACTGCAGAATCCCGACTTCAACCCCATGCCCTGGCAGAGGCGCAAAGCAGTGATTTGTATCATGTAGGTATCTACGTCCATCCTGCTGGATCAAGGAGCAGATCTAACCATCTTTAAACTGAAAATATACAAGCAGAATTTGAGTTGAGGCTATCTTTTAAGACCCAACAGGTACACACAAAATGCATGTACATGCATACCTGAGCACTTATCATAAGCCAGGATAAACGCTAGCCTGCAAGTCACCGCCAATTATGCATCTATAACGGTTTAcagcagaagaagaaaaatcATGGTTAGTAGGTCACTGCCAACAGTTCTGTGCAAAAGCTCATCACAACTATCTGATCGTAGAACCCCAAACTTGACATCACTGAACGCTCTGTTTTCAGATAGAGCGACATTGCAATAGCAGTTACCTACATTCTTATAGTATTTTGGGCAGTCCTGCGATCTCACGACCATGTGATTGGGAACGTGACGTCATCCAGCGTCTAGTACGCCTGCGAGTCGAGATCAGCTTGGCAATGCCGATGCGCTAAACTCAGCTGGCTCCCACAACATGCATGCACTGAAATGCTAACTTGATTTTGTGTCTAAGTAGCAAGTTTAGGTAACAATGTTGCCCTTCAGGAAGAACCGACGAGAATCACGGAACAAGGCGGAGCCAAGCAAACGCGAGGGCCGTCGGCGCTCGGTAAGTCAATGGCCACTAGGTTGCTACTCCAGCTACGAACGGATGGGAATAAACACAAGCACCTGGCGTGCAAGGAGGCAGGAAAAGAAGCTGACCAACCTGGTGGCGCTTCCAGCGGACCAGGagaggtcgccgccggccatgccgTGGGCGCAGTTCACCCGGACGGACGTCGACGAGGCCAGCTCCACCGCTACCACCAAGCGCCGTCACCTTGAGCTTCGCGCCGTCCGGCTGGCGCGCCGCGGCGTTCGGTTCTGCTCCTCGGGTGTTTGACTCATCATTCAGGAACAAGACTACAGCATGGGGAGGAGAGAGTGTTGTTGGGCTGATTGATGGTGGGCTACACCGGTAATGTGGTTGCTGCAGGGCCGTGTAAATAGATGGGCCTCATAGGCCGCCGTTGACGAGCAGCTCAGTGGGCTGCTGCGATTGAGACCAACGTCGatattattttctctttttttgtgtgtgtgtggtatcAACTGCAAGTaagaaacatacacacattacacGGTTTTTTTTCAGGCCACAAGAACAGGAACACTGGAGAACCGCACCGAAAAACACCACGGGTACAAACATGTCAGATCTTCCCAAgataagcaagcaagcaacaacaaaGGTTGAAACCGAAAACATGTGTGAAATGGCATCCATACATAAACCTAGGGATGGGGACACATTGCAACAGCACCTCGTAGAAAGGAAATTAAACAACACAAACAGCGCTGCTGTCAGTAACGCATCGACAGGGCAATCAGATGTTCAAATGACCCCCTCACACCAACAACGCTTTGTAATAGGCTTAATAACATCGACATCTCTCGATGCAAAAGTATCGCACCAGGCTAGCAAATCCGCCTCTTGTGGTTCTGTGCACCTTGTAACTGTTTTTGACTAGTATTCAGGCTTGCCGTAGTTACAGCCAAAAAAATTGCTTCGAAAATTTTGCAAATAAATCAGACCACGGAGCACACGTTTTCGAAGAGAAGTTGTGTCTTACAGTGGATGCAACTGGACGCATGATAAAAATCGACAGAGTACTACTAGATCTTCACATTTCGGACTAAATTCAGCCAGACTGCTCATACTACTGAAGGTGGGGTGACTATGTCTAAAATGTCCACCATGATTGATGGGCAGCTTGTTGTGAGGTGCCTGAATCCATCGGTCTCCTTGACAGCTCGAAGCACGCCCTGTGAAGAAAGGTATCTGAGACAAGCATTCTTGAGTTGCACGGTCTGGTGCTGTTCCGCTAAAGCAAGGGTGGTTGCAACTGTCTGCACATCAATTCTCTTGCATAGTTTCCCTTCACAGATAGCCTTTAGCCTGTCCAGTCCATAGCGATCTGCGGCAACCAACAAGTGCTGCAATGTCACATTCTGATCAACATCACAGTTGCTTGGCAGAGTATCCGTGTATATGAAGTGGAGGAGTGCCTCAAAGATGGAAGGCTCCATGTCATCAATCTTGATGTGTTTCATGGTGGTCTCTTTCATTTGACCAAAGAGCTCGGCCTTGAAGACGTATGATCGCGCAGCTAACACGCATTTGTGTGCATTGAAAAGTTGATCATGGACACTGAATGTCACATCCATGCCTTCTCCATCCTTCAACATGGTTGCAAAGTGTGTGTGCAGATCCGACTGCGGAACTGGGACTATGAGTGTGCTATCTTCTGTGTGAGGCTCTTTCACGACGGTCAAAACACATCTGATTGTGAAGCAGTCGCCATTGCGGGATAGCAGTTCCTTAAGCTTGGAGTTCGCAATAAACTTGCCCCAGCCCCAGCAACCACCTACTTGCTTAAAGGTATATGTCGCACTCTCTAGATTATTAACTTCTCCATCTTTCTCCAGTAAACTAAAAGTGTACTTCACCTTTGCATCTGTTGTCCCACTGCAGAAACACAAGAAGGCCGACATGTAGGCACCTGTATCCTCATGCAATCCATCAGGATATATTATCATGTTCCAGCCGTAACCGCTGTTGCTGAACTTGCTTGAGCTGATGAACTTACGGGCACCCATACCCTGGAGCAGCGAGTAGCTAGTCACCTCAAAGTTGTGGGCGGTGGTGACGGACTCTGTCAGGCATCTCGAGGAGGTCTCGGTAATGGGCTTGTTAACCAAAGAAGTGAAGTTGTTGGCCATGGCAACAGAAGTTATGGGTGTTGTTGTAACCTGAATGCTCTTGTACGTGCATGTACTCAATGTGTGCACAAGAAGACGTTTAGCCTTCAGCAAACATGGCGTTCACGTAATCACGTCCAACAAGCATCCATTGTTGG
This region includes:
- the LOC123395184 gene encoding BTB/POZ and MATH domain-containing protein 2-like, which gives rise to MANNFTSLVNKPITETSSRCLTESVTTAHNFEVTSYSLLQGMGARKFISSSKFSNSGYGWNMIIYPDGLHEDTGAYMSAFLCFCSGTTDAKVKYTFSLLEKDGEVNNLESATYTFKQVGGCWGWGKFIANSKLKELLSRNGDCFTIRCVLTVVKEPHTEDSTLIVPVPQSDLHTHFATMLKDGEGMDVTFSVHDQLFNAHKCVLAARSYVFKAELFGQMKETTMKHIKIDDMEPSIFEALLHFIYTDTLPSNCDVDQNVTLQHLLVAADRYGLDRLKAICEGKLCKRIDVQTVATTLALAEQHQTVQLKNACLRYLSSQGVLRAVKETDGFRHLTTSCPSIMVDILDIVTPPSVV